The genomic interval ATTGATCGAAGTCCGGTGCCAGCTTTTCATGCCGATAAAATCAGGATTAATTTCTGAATATCAACTTATGGGGCTGATTTATTTACCACCCGACTCTTCGGTCTTCTCCTTCAGAATTTCAGCAATCATCGCCAGAGCACTCAGCACGCCGCTTGCCTCATATGGGACAAACATCTTTGTTGCCTTGCCTTCTGCCATTTTTGCCAGCGCCTCAAGGTATTTTATAGTGATCAGCTCCCGGGTGGGATTCCCGCGGTGGATTGCACTGTACACGCGTTCAATTGCCTGAGCTTCACCTTCTGCCACCGTCGTCAGTTTGTAACGCTCGGCATTTGCCACCCGTTCGATCGCCGCTGCCTGCCCCTCGGCTTCGAGTATCTTCGCCTGTTTCTCCCCCTCCGCCTTAAGGATCGCTGCCTGCCGCACACCCTCAGCCTCCAGGACCAGTGCCCGACGGTCCCGCTCCGCCTTCATCTGGCGGTGCATTGCCTCAGTGACATCTGCCGGCGGTTCAATCCGCTGAAGTTCAACCCGCGTTACCTTCGCACCCCATTTGTCGGTTGCCTCATCCAGCACATCCCGGAGTTTGGCGTTAATCCGCTCCCGCGAAGTAAGTGACTCATCAAGTGTGAGATCACCAATAACATTCCGCAGATTGGTCTGCGCCAGTTTGATTGTCGCCAGTCGGAAATTGGCAACATTGTAAAGCACTTTCACCGGATCGGTGACCTCGTAATAAACGATCGCATCTACGGTAACAGTTGCATTATCCTTGGTAATCACTTCCTGCGGAGGCACATCAACCACCTGCTCCCGCATATCCACCTTGATCAGGCGCTCCAGGAATGGAATTATGAAGTTTAAGCCCGGCTGAACCAGCCGCTGATACTTGCCCAGCCGCTCCACTGCACCCCGCTGATAGGGCCGGACAATCTTCAACCCAAGTAATGCCCAGATGAACAGAAATATGGCTGCCACAATGACAAAACCCATCTTTTACTCCTTGGTTATTGGTTCAACAATCAGCCGGGTCCCCTCCACCTTTCGAACCCGGACTCGGCTGCCGGCAGCAATCTTCACTTCCGATTCTGCCAGCCACTCTTCACCGCTGAGCTTAACCCTGCCGTACTCCGGCGGCACAATTTCCTGAACTACCAGCCCCTCCGCTGCCTGATACCTGAGCGCACCTACCGGCTCCGGTTCCGGACGGGTAATCTTTCTGCCAATCCACTGAGCAAGAAAAACACCCAGCCCGGAAAAAAACAAAAAGGCGGCATAATGAACATAAGGATTGTGAATGAAAAGCGCAATTATGCCCGTAAGCAGAGCACCGACTCCGAACCAGATTATCACCAGACCGGGAACAAACATTTCCAGCACCGCCAGCACCAGCGCGAGAATAATCCACACTCCCGGTTTTATCACCGGCATAATATCCTCCTTGAACTGTTTACTCTGGGTAATATTGCGGCTGGAATTAGAAAAGTCAAGCCGGAAGTCAAAACCAAACGCCGGCTAATGCATCTGAGATTTGTTATTTATGGTTATGGAATACCGTTATTTCCCCGCTCCTGCCGAATCAGATTAAGATTACTCCTTACCGGAAAAACCATCGTCAACCGACAGCCGCAACCGGATCAGCGGAGTATAAACCGGGCCAGCAGCACGAAGTTCGCTCTGATAAACAATCACCTCTGAAACCAGCCATTCTGAACTGATGAAGGATTTACCGCTAATAAACTGAGCATTAACTGGCTCCCGTAACCGCCCCAAAGTAAGATGGGGACTAAATGGTCTTTTTTCAGGTACAAACCCGATTTGCTGCAGTGCCTGAACTACTCTTTTCTGGAGTACAGTCACTCGGTCCGCGCCCGCTCCTACTCCTGCCCAGATCACCCGCGCCCGGTTCATACTCGGGAAAACCCCCAGACCGGCCAGTCGACAGATAAACTCAGGAAAATCGGATATTGATTGTCTCAGAGCGGATTCTGCGTTTCCAATGAACTCGGGGGTTACATCACCAAGAAAAGCTAATGTGATATGCATCTGCTCCGGCTTCACCCATTTCACAGGGAATTCTGTTTCTACTTTCAGATTTTTCAAGAGCTGAGCGAGCTCACCTTTCACCGTTGCTGAAGTATCAACCGCAACAAAACTCCGAATTTTTTCAGTCATGGAGATAAAATGCCCGGATAGCAATAGAAGTCAATCGCGATATTTATCACAGCTTGAAAGAGCACCACTACGGCGAATGCCGATTCTTTTTATCCGGAGATTTATACCGGATCAATCTGAAAAACTTCCAGGCCGGACTGGGTAAGAGTGTGTGAATTACCCAAAGCAGAATCTGTTTGCGGGTGCAGGGAAAGTTTTTGCCGGCTCGGATCTGATTTCGGGATGAATTGACACCTGCCCGGAAGCCGGTCATGACTGAATTTAACCGCAACGGATTCTTAAATATATGGCGCACAACCCAGAACTTCGAAAGAAGCCAGTTATAGGGGGATGGGAAATATTTATTAAAAACGAGAACGCCGTTCCGGACATAATAGGTTGTAATCCGGGGTGGAGAAAACTGACGTCGGCGCCGGCGGTGCAGAGTGATAAAATCGGGTTTGTAGACGATTGTGGAACCGGAGAGCAAAAACTGAAGTGTAAGGTCCGCCTCCTCAAATCCCCAGAAAAAATCCTCCGGATAACCGCTGATTTGCCTGAGGGCTGAACCCCTGAAGACGGTCCCACTACCATGAATAAAATGCCCCCGGAATCCATGATTCGCATCTCCGGCCCATGCAAATACTTCCCAGTCTTGGGTCTCACAGGACTGATCATAGAAATTGACCACCCGCGTGCACAGGACATCGATTTTATTTCCTGAAGTTTCAAGAAATTCAACAATATTTTTAATCGTCGTTGAATCTGCCGGCTGAGAATCGTCATCATATTGAAAAACATATTTCCCCCGCGCATTCTTGAGAAACAGGTTACGGGCACCGATCCCGATGTTATCTTCGGTACGGTACACGATTACTTCACTACAGCCTCTAAACTCCTTCTCCAGCATTTCTTGCGTATCATCAGAAGAATGATTGTCGACCACAATTATTTCCTTGTTCGGATAACAGTCCGTCAGCAGACATTTGAGCGTGGTCCTTAGTTCCCGGGACCGGTTATAAGTCAATATACCGATGGAAATTAATGGCAATTCTGACACAGTGTCCTCAGCTAAGGACTTTCCTATGCATTAAATCTGCGCATCTTCTGAAGAAATGACCTCACAAATAATAAACTAACGCCAGAGCCTGAAGCCTCAGCCGCACCGTGATCTGTTCAAAATGCGCCTTAACTGATCAATGGCAGTCCAGGCGGCACGCTGCTTAATTAAACTCCGTGTACCGGAGAAGATACATCGCAGAACCCGTTTCTTTTTGCCTGCGAGCACACCGATATATACCAAACCCACCGGTTTCGACTTTGTTCCGCCTCCCGGCCCGGCAATGCCCGAAACCGCAACTGCACAATCGGCACCGGTTATCCGGATCACCCCCTTAAGCATTTCATTAACTGTCTCCTGACTAACCGCCCCGTACCTTTCCAGAGTTAATTTACTCACACCCAGCAGATTCACCTTGATATCATTAGCATAGGCAATTATCCCGCCCCGAAAATAATCGGATGAACCCGGGACGCTGGTAATCAAATCCCCCACTAACCCGCCAGTACAGGATTCAGCAGTTGCAACGGTAAGCCGATTTTTACGGAGCAGTTCACCAACAATTTGGACTAAGCTCTTATCACTTAGGGCATAGACATTGTCCCCTAATAATTTAGCTGCAAAACTGGCACAGTTCTTGACACTGAATTCGTCCGGTCCGCTAAAAACCAGATCCAGACCGGAGACTGAAGGGTAATAACCAATTTGAACGCGGAAAAACTTTTTCAGGTTCTTTTCAAGCTTCGGCGCTAACTGTGATTCAATCAGACCAAAGGTTCTAACCAGGGCGGTATATATTCTTTCGCGGTTGACAATTTTATTTTTTAAATAATCTACAATTCCGTCATTAAACAGTGCTTCCACTTCCTGCGGAACCCCGGGGAGGAGAATAATAATACTGCCCTGGTGTTCAATTGCCATTCCGGGAACCATGCCAATCGGATTGGGGAAAACCGTCACTCCTTGGGGAACATAAGCCTGCTTCTCCGCAAGCTTGGGCATTTTCACCTTCCTCTTTTCGAATATCAGCTGAATTCTTTTTCTGAGGGCAGAGTCCATCCGCAATGGACGATTGATCAGCCCGCATACGGCCATAAGTGTCCGGTCATCATCGGTCGGTCCGAGACCGCCAGTAATAATTATCAATCTAACCCGAGTCAGCGATTCTGCCAGCGCCAGCTGAATGTCTTTCTCATCATCGCCAACTCGAATTATCCGTTTAACGCTGATACCTAGCTCTGCCAGACGCCGGGCAATAAAAGCAGAATTTGTATCTATTACGCTGCCCCTCAGCAGTTCATCACCAATTACAATCAACTCACAAACCATTTTACCCCCTTAAAGGCGGCAAAATGAACAGCAGTAATCTCAAAACCAGATTGGCGCAGATGCCCGCCAAAACGTCATCCATCATTACTCCCCAACCACCTTTTAATCGCTGAACACGATCTATAAAGGGGAGTTTTAAAATATCAAAACCGCGCCAGAGAATAAAACCGACAGCCAGCCCAAGTATTGAAACAGGATTGTAAAAAAAGGTAATGAAAGTTCCTTCAATTTCATCAATAGTCACCCGGGACGGATCTTTCCCCCAGACCTGCTCCAGATCACCGGCAACCCATACCCCGAGAAAGAAAATAACTATGATCAACAGAAGCGACAGGAGCGGCAGTCGTGCCAGGAAATAAGCAGGCAGAAGCGTAAAAAGGCTTGTTATTGTGGCTGGGGCAAAAGGAAAATAACCAGTATATATCCCCGAACCGATTAGGGACTGAATTTGAAATTTAAAACCCTTCAATTCGGATTGAGTATATAAATACTAACGCCGACGGCGCGTCGGAAACCGCTCTTCTGTCTCTACTACCAGATTGGCAACAATGAAGATTGAGGAGTAGGTTCCGAAAATAATGCCGACGGTCATTACAAAGGCAAAATCCCGAATCTCCGCTGTAGCGAGAACAAGCAGAGCAATCGTTACAAACAGTGTGGTCAGACCGGTAATAACCGTGCGACTGAGAGTCTGATTGATAGCAAGATTGGCCACTTCGGCAAAACTTTCCTTGCGAATTTTCCTCGTATCCTCTCGAATCCGATCGGAAATCACGATTGAGTCGTTGACCGAATAACCAATGACTGTGAGTATCGCTGCGATCAGCGTTGTCGTAATTTCCTTGTTAAAAAGCGAACAGAAACCAAGAACAATCAAAGTATCATGAATCAGGGCAAGAACTGCTCCAGTTCCAAATCTGAAGTCAAACCGGAAACTTACATAAATAAGGATTCCAATAATACCAAGCAGAATTGCCAACAGCACCTTACTCTGCAGTTCCTTGGAAATACGGGGTCCGACCGCCTCATCCCGAACAATCTCAAATGTAATATTGGGAAAGGAAGCAGCAAACTGCTGGCGCAAACGGGTAGAAAATCCCGATTCATCTCCGGCCTTATCCCTCGGTTTTACCCGGATGAGAAAATCCCCGGTTTCTGTCTGTTGAATTGAAGCTCCGCTCTCTCCCATCGCTGAGAGTACTGAACGCACCGCATCAATCTTCACCGGCTGGGAGAAATGCACCTGCACCAGACCGCCACCGGTGAAATCAACTCCGTAACGGAACCCTTTGAACACAATTAAAAGAACACTAACCAGCACAAGCAGCAAAGAAATTATAAAGAAGATTTTGCGGTTTTTAATGAACTGTATGTTAGTATTGCCGATAAGTTTCATATTAAATCCTCAGGGTTTTGACTTCAAAACGGGAAAGAAACAGGTCGAAGATAAATCTGGTCAGGAAAACTGCGGTCATAACATTGATAACCAGACCGACTGCAAGGGTAATGGCAAACCCCCTGACCGGACCTGATCCGATAAAATACAATGCAATTGCTGTTATTATCGTCGTGGCATTAGCGTCGATGATCGTAACCAGTGCCCGTTGGTACCCGGTGTCAACTGCTGCCATTGGTGTCTTCCCCGATTTCGACTCTTCGCGAATGCGTTCAAACACGAGCACATTCGCATCCACTGCCATTCCAATCGTCAGGGCAATACCGGCAAGACCGGGAAGGGTCAAGGTCGCTCGAAGTGCAGCCAGAATCGACAGCAGCAGAAAAATATTGAGAAACAATGCTAAATCAGCAAGGATTCCACCCGCCCCATAGTAAACCAGCATAAACAGAAGCACCGCAATCGCACCGACCGCACTGGCAATCAGACCCCGCCGGATGGCATCGGCTCCAAGGGAAGCGCCAATCGAACGTTCTTCCACAACTACTACCGGTGCCGGCAGTGCACCAGAGTTCAGAACAATTGACAGATCCTTGGCCTTGTCGCCACGACGGTCGTTCATGGTTATCTGCCCCCGGCCGTTCGGAATGCGCTCCTGAATACGGGGAGCAGAACGTACAACGCCATCCAGTACTATTGCCAGTCTGCGACCAACATTCCGGCCCGTTACCTGAGCAAATCTGGCAGCACCCTCGCGGTCAAGCTCAAAATTGACCACCCAAGTATTTGCCCGTTCAAGATCTGCACCCTGATAGATTGCCGGTTCAGCCCGACGCAACCGGGTACCCACCAGTTCCGGCTCACTTTTCAACAGATACACCCGCACAACCTTCCCATACTCTTCTGCCTCCACCGGACCAAAACGGAATTCATACCCCTGGGGCCAGAATTCTCTGCCCTGCAGTAAGAGCCGGGAAAAGGCTGCAGTATCATCGGCAGCAATCATTAAATCCAGCTCATCTCCTTCATCCTTTATGTAACTCAATAGCGAACCGGGTATCCCTCTTTCGGATGTAGTGTCCGACTCAACGCGGCTCACGGTATCAACAACTGGAGTAATCAAACCTGCCGTCTGAAGTTTCTCATCGATTACTTTTAAGGCATCGTAGACTTTAGCCTTCTCTTCAACCAGCTGAAATGTCAGGTGCGCCGGCTGTTTGATGATATTTAATGCCCGCTCGCGGTCGACTCCGGGTAGTTGAACCAGAATTCTGCCTTTATCTGTTTTCTGGATCGTGGGTTCAAAAACACCAAACTGATCAATTCGATTTCTGATTACTTCCAGTGCCAAATCCGGCGCTCTTCTTGCCTCCTCTTCGCTCAGCTGACTACGGTCAATATCCAGAACCACATGCATTCCTCCAACCAGATCCAGCCCCAGATGAATAATTCTTTTTTCATAAAGAGCAGCCTTGTGCCGGTTAAATTCAACCATCTCGGTGAGAACTGCCTGACTGTCTGCTCTGGTTACTGCCTGTGCCAGTTTCTCCTTAAGGAAACGTTCCTGGCGTGGAAGAAGGATATATAACTGGAAACTGGGCCAGAGCAGAAAGCCGGCAATGATTATAATCACCAGCCAGACTGCAAGCCTTATTCTCGCACCTCTCAAGTCCGCACCTCCTGAATAATCCTTTTCATTTCAAACACTGCTTCCTTTAAACCAACAAAAACCGCCCGGGCGATGATCGCAAAACCGATGGAAAAACCCTGGGCAATATTCTCCTCGAGTATCGGAACAACATTGGAATAATCCAACCCATGGCCGACATGAACAGTCAGTCCCGAAGTCCGCGCTGCCTCCGCGGCAATTTTCAGACGCCTGAGCTGCAAATCGCGCCGCACCCGATCCTTGCTGTAACGGTCAGTGTTCAATTCTACAACTTGAGCCCCGATCTCTGCTGCGCTCTTAATTTGATCCGGATCGGGTTCAACGAATATACACACCCTGACCCCTGACTTTTTCAAAGATGCAACTATTCTCTGCAGTGCCCTTTTCTGTTTTATGACATCAAGCCCCTGTGTGGTAGTGACTTCAGTCACCACCTCCGGCACAAGCGTGACCTGAGCAGGTTTTATTCTGCGAAGAAAGTTAACCGTTGATGTTACTGGCGCAGCTTCAACCGTCAATTCAGTTTTGATCGTTTGGCGCAAAAGTTTGACATCGCGGAAATTAATATGTCGCTGATCCTGTCGCAAATGAACAGTAATGCCATCCGCTCCCCCCAGCTCTACGAGCGTTGCCGCCTGAACCGGATCGGGGAAATTTTCGCGCCGCGCCTGGCGTAATGTGGCAATATGATCGATATTCACCGACAGCAAACGCATTATGCGATTTTAGACAAGAAATTTAATACTGTCAAATTAAATCAGCGGGCATTAATCTGCCCTTCTTTCGGTTCTTAACCAGTTATATTTAACCCGTTTCCCGAAAAAGTACTGCCAGTAACCGACAATTAGTGCCCAGTTAACCCAGATATAATACTGCGGCAGCAGAAACTTTCTCAGTTTTCCCTTTGCATATGGAACCAGCGGTGTAGTTAAATATGTAAGAAGCTGCAGAATCAGTAAAATCCGGAAAAAGGGTATCGTTACTTTAATCGCGGACGCAATTAAAATTGATAGCAGAATGAAGGGAACGAACCACCGGAGATATTTATGCGAAAATAATACCCAGGCAACAGCTCCATATTTGGGTAATAAAATTCTGCTGTACCGGAAGATCTGCTGAACATTACCGCGATTCATTCGCGCCTTGCGACTGAATTCGATTTCTGGGGGTTCAACTTTGGTCCAAGCAACTGATTTTGGCTCATACACTGACTTGTATCCCTGCTGGAAAACAAATATCCCCAGCACATAATCATCGTTGATAATATCATGCGGTAATGGTCTGACAAGGGAACGACGAACGAACATTGCGTAACCGGAAATACCGACCGTACATCCAATCATCCCTTCTAATTCCTTTAATTTGTTTTCATACCGGTCCCAGATGCTTTCTGCAATATTGCCCTCTTTATTCCGGCGGACATAGGCGGTTGCCACCATCCCCACTTTCGGATCACGAAACCGCTCAACACCCGCCTTTAACGCCTCGGGTTCAAGCAGGACATCGGCATCCGTAAAAAGAATAATTTCCCCTGATGCTTTTTCTGCGAGCATGTTAATAACCGCACTTTTCCCCAATCGTTCATTCACAGTAATCAGTCTGATTCGACTGTCACTTTCAGCAAAGCTTTGGACAATTTCATTTGTTCGATCCGTAACGGCATCAGTGCCGACAAGTATCTCCAGTTTATCCGCCGGATAATCAAGTTCCTGACAATTACGCAACTTGGTACCGATCGTCAGCTCTTCATTCCAAGCGGCGATCGCAATCGTCACACTGGGAAACTCCTGATATTGGGGCAAATTGACTCTATCTTTATCCTTACGACGAATCTTCACTATCAAAAAAAGAACCAGCGGAAAGATAAACCAGTGATACACAAATAGAATCAAAGGTGTCCAGAAAAGTAAAACGGCGGTCAGGTCGAACATCATCACTCCTTAAAAGAGAAATAGGCCAAGACCTTCTGATATAGCGCGAGATGTTTTTCCGCCGTTTCCTTCCAGGTAAACTGATTAACCCACTTGCGCCCCCTGATTATTATTTCACTCCGCAGCTGCTCGGATGTCAGAAGCTGTCGTAATTTAATCTCAAGAAGATTGGAGTCGCTGGGAGGAAACAGCAGAGCTGCATTGCCAGCCGCCTCGGGTATTGAAGAGGCATCAGACGCAACCACTGGACAGCCGCAGGCCATCGCTTCCAAAATCGGCATGCCAAAGCCTTCATACCAAGATGGATATACCAAACACTGAGCTAAATTGTACAAGCCCACGAGTAAATCATCGGCAACGTAACCAAGATAATGAACTCGGTCACCGATGCCAAGATTTATAGCGTACTGGCGTATTTTTTCTGCTCCTAATCCCTCCTTTCCTGCCAGAACAACCCCATCAGTCAAACCTTCTGCCATCAGCTTTTTGGCAGCACGAAAAAGTGCCTCGAGGTTTTTCCGATGTTCAATTACACCGACACTGAGCAAAAAACGCTGAGGCAGATTGAATCGGGTACGAATACCGGTAAGAAACCCGGAATCATGGCACGGCTGGAACTTGGAGTCAACCCCGTGGTGGATGACAGTAATTTTGTCTTCCGGCACCTGCATTAAGGATATAAGATCATTTTTAGTTGCATCAGACACCGCGATAACCACGGCTGAACGCCTCACTGCATTCTGCACCTGATAAATCATATAACGGCGGTAAATCCGGGTATACGCCTGCGGCGTTTTTAGAAATGCCAGATCATGGACAGTGGTTACACAGGGACAGTTTGCATTTAACGGAACAACAAAGTTCGGTCCGTGAAACAGTGCGACTTTTCGCTGGCTCAAATAACGGGAAGCAAGCAAATTGAGCCATAGCGGCGAATACAGTTGCGCCACTTTACCATCTTCGCGATAGAATCTGCCTAGGGCGACATACTCGCAGTCAGGTGGAATTTCTCCTGGCCGATCCGGCCTATCTCCCAGCAGCAGATATGTGAACTCCGATTTCAGAGCAATAAGATGATAAATCAGTTCCGATATGTAATTGCCGATCCCGGTTTTCGGACGCAAAAGTTTACGTACATCTAGTGCAACTGTTTTCCTGGGCTTCATTTTTCTTTTCACTATAGAAGCATTTCACTACAAGTCAAGGATACGAAAAGGCGAACTTGAATTGGTAAATTCCAATGCTATTTTAAGGCTATGAACCTGCTCGTTGATGCCTCATTTCATACCGGCATCAGAGTGGGAATTGCGCGCTATATCGAATGTCTGGTACGGGAATTAAGTTCTCTGTGCAATGTCACGCTGCTTACCTCTGTCCCGGAAGTGTTTTCGAGTGTAAAATGCAACACAATTTCAATCCCCGCATGGACTAAAAGTCACCGTGGCAGGCTGTTGTGGCAATTTACCAAACTGAGAAACTATTGCATAACAGATTATGATCTGCTTTTCTGTCCAACTCCGGTGGCGCCACCATTCTGTTCAATCCCGGTCATATCTGTCGTCCATGATCTGACACCTCTCATTGCCCACCAGCTCCATGGTTCTAAGTATAAAGCAAGCTTTCTGGTCGCACTCAAAAGTCTTGCATGGGCAGATTATATAGTTGCTGATTCTCATTATACGAAACAACAGATTATCAAAAGAGGTTTGTTTCCAGCTGAAAAAATAAAAGTAATTCATCTTGGACCCGGGATCGTTGAATCTTTCGGAAATTGTGACTTGGGGCTCGAATTTCAACCTTATATCTTGTATGTCGGGGGCCATATCCCAAATAAAAATGTTCCCCGACTGATTACAGCCTTTTCCCAAATTAACCATCCTGCTCACACTAAATTGGTGCTCGTTGGCTGGGGGACACCGGAACAGATTGGCTTAACCCTCGCCACCATTGACAGAACAGGCATACGTGACCGCGTCATCCTTATGCCCGAAATATCTGACCAGGAATTATCAAGTCTGTATCACCACTGTTCTCTGTTTGTTTTCCCCTCACTCTGTGAAGGCTTCGGTCTGCCGGTTCTGGAGGCAATGTACCATGGTGCCCCGATCGCCTGTAGTTATTCCTCCAGTTTACCGGAAATTGCTGCTAATGGCGCTCTCTATTTTGATCCGACACGAACAAGAAGCATCCGTAACACGGTTGAATTACTCCTCAACAATCAAACCTTGTGCCATCAATTAAGCAGCACAGCCCGGAAACGTGCTCAATTGTTCTCCTGGAAGAACGCTGCTCAGGAATTATTACAGTTAGCCGGGAAAGTCGTTCGCACCCGCTGACGAGTTAGAAGCCACTCGCCGCAGCGCCATCGCCAGCCCGAACCACATCCCGATTACCATGAAGGTGCTACTGAGTGAGTCAAAAAAGCTGTGAGCAGCAAAGGCAATCAGTGCCGCGGTCACACCGAGCGCGGTATATTGAAACTGGTTCTTCACCTTTCCCGCCAAACGGTCAGTTCGTACAATAGTGCTGAACAATAAAATAACAAACAACAAAAATCCAACTAATCCCAAATCAGCCATCATTTCCAGGTATAGGTTATGGGTGCTGAAGTAAACCTTGGGATCGGCAAACCTGGGGTAACCATAAATATACTTGATAAAACGAAAGTTCTCCCAACCAACACCAAACAGCCAGTTCTTCCGGGCAACCAGCAAACCGAAATTCCATAATATCAAACGAGCAATAAAAGCCGGGTCATTCAAACTTGTGCCTTCCAGCCTGCTGATGAACAGACTCCGGAAAAAGCTGAACACAATCACAAATACTCCTCCCGCTCCAGTTATTGCTCCCAGAATAGGTGAGCGTGTCTTGAATAAAAGATAAAGAAGCGCAATTCCCATACCAAACCAAGCACCGCGTGAACGGGTAAACACCAGACCGATCAACAGAATAACGACAACAAAACCGAGGTACAGACGGTGTAAAAACCGACGTTCACCCAACACGATACCCAGCAATGCTGACGCCAGCGTGGCAATCAGCATCCCCAGTGCATTCAAATCAAGGATCCCGAACGGCACGGAGAGCTTTTTTCCCCCGAAGGTATCAACGAATCCGGCTGAGTATCTCACTAAAAGCGGAAGCAGAATTACACATACTACCACACCAGTGGCGATCGCATTTATCAGCTCTTTCACCTTCTGGAGATCCTGCGGCACAATCGCAAAAAAGTACCCCAGAATAAATACCCCCCAGATCAGTACATTGCAGATAATGAAGAAGTGTTCGGTCGGACC from candidate division WOR-3 bacterium carries:
- a CDS encoding glycosyltransferase; its protein translation is MFDLTAVLLFWTPLILFVYHWFIFPLVLFLIVKIRRKDKDRVNLPQYQEFPSVTIAIAAWNEELTIGTKLRNCQELDYPADKLEILVGTDAVTDRTNEIVQSFAESDSRIRLITVNERLGKSAVINMLAEKASGEIILFTDADVLLEPEALKAGVERFRDPKVGMVATAYVRRNKEGNIAESIWDRYENKLKELEGMIGCTVGISGYAMFVRRSLVRPLPHDIINDDYVLGIFVFQQGYKSVYEPKSVAWTKVEPPEIEFSRKARMNRGNVQQIFRYSRILLPKYGAVAWVLFSHKYLRWFVPFILLSILIASAIKVTIPFFRILLILQLLTYLTTPLVPYAKGKLRKFLLPQYYIWVNWALIVGYWQYFFGKRVKYNWLRTERRAD
- a CDS encoding glycosyltransferase family 1 protein, which translates into the protein MKPRKTVALDVRKLLRPKTGIGNYISELIYHLIALKSEFTYLLLGDRPDRPGEIPPDCEYVALGRFYREDGKVAQLYSPLWLNLLASRYLSQRKVALFHGPNFVVPLNANCPCVTTVHDLAFLKTPQAYTRIYRRYMIYQVQNAVRRSAVVIAVSDATKNDLISLMQVPEDKITVIHHGVDSKFQPCHDSGFLTGIRTRFNLPQRFLLSVGVIEHRKNLEALFRAAKKLMAEGLTDGVVLAGKEGLGAEKIRQYAINLGIGDRVHYLGYVADDLLVGLYNLAQCLVYPSWYEGFGMPILEAMACGCPVVASDASSIPEAAGNAALLFPPSDSNLLEIKLRQLLTSEQLRSEIIIRGRKWVNQFTWKETAEKHLALYQKVLAYFSFKE
- a CDS encoding glycosyltransferase family 1 protein, producing the protein MNLLVDASFHTGIRVGIARYIECLVRELSSLCNVTLLTSVPEVFSSVKCNTISIPAWTKSHRGRLLWQFTKLRNYCITDYDLLFCPTPVAPPFCSIPVISVVHDLTPLIAHQLHGSKYKASFLVALKSLAWADYIVADSHYTKQQIIKRGLFPAEKIKVIHLGPGIVESFGNCDLGLEFQPYILYVGGHIPNKNVPRLITAFSQINHPAHTKLVLVGWGTPEQIGLTLATIDRTGIRDRVILMPEISDQELSSLYHHCSLFVFPSLCEGFGLPVLEAMYHGAPIACSYSSSLPEIAANGALYFDPTRTRSIRNTVELLLNNQTLCHQLSSTARKRAQLFSWKNAAQELLQLAGKVVRTR
- a CDS encoding O-antigen ligase family protein, with protein sequence MAGFLYFVSTGNKEFAWLVYIAPFQIVFLMLLFHKVQLLLLAASLVAPLAVCQLIPNDYHQFIFFPSIIGLLILLRFTSWGKFNSPERSWGCLLPPERFVGPGLLVWIIISFIVAVIRGPTEHFFIICNVLIWGVFILGYFFAIVPQDLQKVKELINAIATGVVVCVILLPLLVRYSAGFVDTFGGKKLSVPFGILDLNALGMLIATLASALLGIVLGERRFLHRLYLGFVVVILLIGLVFTRSRGAWFGMGIALLYLLFKTRSPILGAITGAGGVFVIVFSFFRSLFISRLEGTSLNDPAFIARLILWNFGLLVARKNWLFGVGWENFRFIKYIYGYPRFADPKVYFSTHNLYLEMMADLGLVGFLLFVILLFSTIVRTDRLAGKVKNQFQYTALGVTAALIAFAAHSFFDSLSSTFMVIGMWFGLAMALRRVASNSSAGANDFPG